One region of Pan paniscus chromosome 5, NHGRI_mPanPan1-v2.0_pri, whole genome shotgun sequence genomic DNA includes:
- the LOC100981677 gene encoding cytochrome c oxidase subunit 7A2, mitochondrial, which produces MHTQDSEVVPVPAWPFSLVVFSCGGCWSVTAKMLRNLLALRQIGQRTISTASRRHFKNKVPEKQKLFQEDDEIPLYLKGGVADALLYRATMILTVGGAAYAIYELAVASFPKKQE; this is translated from the exons ATGCATACGCAAGACTCGGAGGTAGTTCCGGTTCCGGCGTGGCCATTTTCGTTGGTGGTGTTCAGTTGTGGCGGTTGCTGGTCAGTAACAGCCAAGATGCTGCGGAAtctgctg gcTCTTCGTCAGATTGGGCAGAGGACGATAAGCACTGCTTCCCgcaggcattttaaaaataaagttccaGAGAAGCAAAAACTGTTCCAG gagGATGATGAAATTCCACTGTATCTAAAGGGTGGGGTAGCTGATGCCCTCCTGTATAGAGCCACCATGATTCTTACAGTTGGTG gagcaGCATATGCCATATATGAGCTGGCTGTGGCTTCATTTCCCAAGAAGCAGGAGTGA